The Nocardia sp. BMG51109 nucleotide sequence GGGGTGGACGGTAGGCGGTTGCTGGAGGTCCGGGGCACCTTGCAGGTGGCCGCCGAACATGTCGTGTACGCGCGGCCGGCATTGTTCGAGGGGCTGCATACGCACCGCGCGTTCGGGTTCGATGTCGTCGAACCCGGACAGGTGCGGCGCAGGAAGATTCCCGGCGGGACCGTGAAGATCGTCTTCGCGCTCGACGGCACCGTCGACGGTGTGCGGCGCGACCCGGCCGGACTGGTGGTCGGCATGTACGACCGCGGCACGACGGCCACGCACGAGGGCCGGATGTGGAGTGCGCAACTGCAATTGGGGCCGCTGGCCGCCCGCCGGTTGCTCGGTGTTCCGCTGTCGGAGTTCCGCAACACGACGCTGGACGCGGGCGATCTGTTCGGGCGGTCGGCGCGCGGGCTGGCCGAACGGCTCGCCGAGACACCCACGTGGGACGGCCGTTTCGCGTTGATCGCCGCCTACCTGCGAGACCATTCCGCACACGCGGATTCCGACCCGGTCGTGGCGGCCGCCGTCCGCAGGCTGCACACCACCCGCGGGTCGGTGCCGATAGCCGACCTGGCCGCCGACGCCGGATGGAGCCGGCGTCACTTCTCCCGCCGCTTCGCCGATCAGGTCGGGCTGTCGCCGAAATCGTATGCGGCACTGAGCCGTTTCACCGCGGCACTGACCTTGCTGACCCGTGCCGACGAGACGCACACGCCCGACCTCGCCCGGATCGCCGACACCTTGGGCTACTACGACCAATCGCATCTCACCCGGGATTTCCGGCGGTTCGCCGGGACGACACCGGGCCACCTGGTGCGGAGCGATATGTCCCATTCTTCCAAGACGGCCTCGCCGCCGCACCCATAGCCTTCTCGGTCGACAGGATGAAACCGGCTGCGAGGGGACAATTTCGATGCCTGTGACACCGGCAGTCGTGCGCATCGCCGCCGCGGGTATCGCCTTCCACGCGACCAATCATGTGATCGTCCCGCTGATTCCGCCGGTGAGCTGGCACGTCGGAACCGTCTATCACCTGATCAGCGCACCGGTGTACGCGGCGCTGATACTTCCGGTGCTGCGCGGCCGCAACTGGGCCCGCGTCGTGATCACCGTGTTGCTCGGCTGCCAGTTCGCCGGTCGTTTCGTCGTGTGGGCGTTGTTCCCCGAGGCCGGGGTGCATGTGGCCCTGGTCGCCGGGTGGGCGGTGTCGCTCACGGTGTTCGCGCTGTTGTGGATTCCCCGCCGGGCGCACCGGCACTTCCGGACTCGAACCTCGGCCGGGATTGACGGCCACCCGAACTGATACTAGTCTAGTTGCAGTTCAGTCGGTCCGTGACGAGTGCGAAAGGGGCGCAGTGGGTCTCAGTAGTAGGAGTGCGGTCGCGATTCACGCGCTCACGATGCTGGCGCGCTGGGATCGGTCGCTCACGTCCGCGGAGATCGCGGACAGCCTGGCCAGCAATCCGGTTCTGGTGCGGCGCATCCTCGGTGGCCTGCGCGATGCCGGCCTGGTGTGGTCCACCGAAGGGCGTGGCGGCGGCTGGTCGCTCGCGCGTGCCGCGCGTGAGATCTCGCTCTACGACGCGTACGCCGCCGTCGAGGAGGGACCGATCCTGTCGCGGCACGCCCATCCGGCCAGCGATGCGTGCGAGGTCGGGCGCCATATGCAAGCCCTGCTCGAGGCGGAGTTCCGGGAGGCGGAACAAGCCATGGAGCAGCGGCTCGGCCGGACCACGATCGCGGATCTGGCCCGGCAGGTGCTGGCGAGGGAACGTGAAGTCGCACTACGGAATCGCTAGCTGAACGTCGGCGGAGGCAGCCCCTCCGCCATTTTCTTCCCCTAACTGCAACCAAGATGGTTGCAGTAGTTTCCATACGGAGGACGCGTCACATGACAACCACGTCGACCACGCCCGCGCGGGCCACCTCGGGGCTCGCCCTGTTCGCGGTGCTGCTGCCCGCGATGCTCGCCACGGTCATCGCCAGCGACATGGTCAATCTCGTGCTGCCGTCCATCGGAGCGCAGTTCGGCGCCTCCGAGGCGCAGCTGGCGTGGGTGGTGACCGGCTTCCTGCTGATGTTCTCGATCGGTGTCCCGCTGTACGGCCGCATCTCCGACCGGGTGAGCCTGCGGCGACTGTTCGTCTTCGCCCTGGTGACCTACGCCGCCGGGAGCCTGGTCTGCGCGCTCGCCCCCGATCTGCTCGTGCTCGTGATCGGCCGGATCGTCATGGGGATGGGCGCGGCGGCGATACCCGTGCTCTCGATCATCGCCGTCACCAAGGTGCTGCCAATGACCAAGCGCGGCATGGGAATCGGCATCGTCTCCGCCGCCACGGGGATCGGGACCGCCGCGGGCCCGGCGGTCGGCGGTGGAATCGGCCAGCTCCTGGGGTGGCCCGCATTGTTCTGGCTCATGCTGGTGGTCGCGGTGGTCCTGCTCCCCGCGGCCTGGCGCGTGTTGCCGGGCGAGCCCCCGGCGGGTGCGGAACGGTTCGACCTTCTCGGCGGCATCCTGCTGGGTCTCGGCGCCGGGTCGGTGCTGTTCGGCATGACCCGGGCGCAGGCCGCCGGCTTCGGCGCCGCCTCGGCGTGGGGGAGTCTCGTGGTGGCGGTCGTGGCACTCGCGCTGTTCGGGTGGCGCACCGTCGGCGTCGCGCAGCCGTTCGTCCCGCCCGCGTTGTTCACCAACCGGGTCTATCGCGCCGCGGTGGGCGTCGGATTTCTGGCCATGATCGTCAACCTCGGCGGCCTGGTATTCGTTCCGCTGCTCGTCGTCGACGTCAACGGTCTCGAGCCGGGGGCGGGTGCCCTGGTCATGATCCCGGCCGGCGTTGCCGTCGCGGTCCTGTCGCCGTTGATCGGCCGCCTCACCGACCGCATCGGCACCCGGTCGCTGGTACTGACGGGCCTCACGCTCATGGGCCTGTTCGCCCTGTTCCTGTCGACGTTCGCGGCAGGGGCGTCGGTGATCCCGGCCGGCGTCGGAATCTTCGGTCTCAGTGTCGGTTTCATCCTCGTGATGACCCCGATCATCAGCGCCGCGGCCACGGCGCTGCCGCCCGACCAGGTCGGCGTCGGCCTGGGAATCCTGCAGGGAGCCCAGTTCCTCGGCGCCGGCACCGGCCCGGCCCTGTTCGGCATCCTGGTGACCGCCCGGCAGCACAGCGGCAGCGTCGCCCTCAACCCCTGGCACACCGGCCACGCGGCCGCCGCCTACTCCGACGTCTTCTCGATCATGACCGTGATCGTCCTCCTCACCCTGATCGTCGCCCTCCGCATGCGTCCAGCGCCGGCACCCGCGATCGAGCCGGAGCCGTCCGTCTGACAGTCCCCAACGGGGCTGTGCACGATTGATGGGG carries:
- a CDS encoding Rrf2 family transcriptional regulator, translating into MGLSSRSAVAIHALTMLARWDRSLTSAEIADSLASNPVLVRRILGGLRDAGLVWSTEGRGGGWSLARAAREISLYDAYAAVEEGPILSRHAHPASDACEVGRHMQALLEAEFREAEQAMEQRLGRTTIADLARQVLAREREVALRNR
- a CDS encoding helix-turn-helix transcriptional regulator — its product is MNRPPALTARPSVTPGAAAVVPAADRGAGGSLAGVDGRRLLEVRGTLQVAAEHVVYARPALFEGLHTHRAFGFDVVEPGQVRRRKIPGGTVKIVFALDGTVDGVRRDPAGLVVGMYDRGTTATHEGRMWSAQLQLGPLAARRLLGVPLSEFRNTTLDAGDLFGRSARGLAERLAETPTWDGRFALIAAYLRDHSAHADSDPVVAAAVRRLHTTRGSVPIADLAADAGWSRRHFSRRFADQVGLSPKSYAALSRFTAALTLLTRADETHTPDLARIADTLGYYDQSHLTRDFRRFAGTTPGHLVRSDMSHSSKTASPPHP
- a CDS encoding MFS transporter, translating into MTTTSTTPARATSGLALFAVLLPAMLATVIASDMVNLVLPSIGAQFGASEAQLAWVVTGFLLMFSIGVPLYGRISDRVSLRRLFVFALVTYAAGSLVCALAPDLLVLVIGRIVMGMGAAAIPVLSIIAVTKVLPMTKRGMGIGIVSAATGIGTAAGPAVGGGIGQLLGWPALFWLMLVVAVVLLPAAWRVLPGEPPAGAERFDLLGGILLGLGAGSVLFGMTRAQAAGFGAASAWGSLVVAVVALALFGWRTVGVAQPFVPPALFTNRVYRAAVGVGFLAMIVNLGGLVFVPLLVVDVNGLEPGAGALVMIPAGVAVAVLSPLIGRLTDRIGTRSLVLTGLTLMGLFALFLSTFAAGASVIPAGVGIFGLSVGFILVMTPIISAAATALPPDQVGVGLGILQGAQFLGAGTGPALFGILVTARQHSGSVALNPWHTGHAAAAYSDVFSIMTVIVLLTLIVALRMRPAPAPAIEPEPSV